A genomic window from Candidatus Dadabacteria bacterium includes:
- a CDS encoding phosphoadenylyl-sulfate reductase encodes MKFSERDVKNLNHEFERSSPEDILAWASANLDRSVALATSFQVQGMVLVDMFAKVNPKARIFTLDTGRLHSHTYDVMDKTREKYNINIEVLFPDTAEVEEMVTSHGVNLFYKSVENRRLCCQVRKTNPLNGYLKTLDAWITSIRADQTEQRAESSKFEIDYLHGKMLKINPILDWTADQVWDYIRKNDVPYNKLHDMGYPSIGCAPCTRAVEEGEDSRAGRWWWEQGSDKECGIHFSREPQS; translated from the coding sequence ATGAAATTTTCTGAAAGAGACGTAAAGAATCTCAATCACGAGTTTGAGCGAAGTTCTCCTGAGGATATCCTCGCCTGGGCTTCTGCGAACCTCGACCGCTCGGTGGCGCTTGCAACCAGCTTCCAGGTCCAAGGGATGGTGCTTGTCGACATGTTCGCAAAGGTAAACCCCAAAGCGAGAATCTTCACTCTTGATACCGGGAGGCTTCATTCCCATACGTACGACGTCATGGACAAGACAAGAGAAAAATACAACATCAACATCGAGGTGCTTTTCCCCGACACGGCTGAAGTGGAGGAAATGGTGACCAGCCACGGGGTAAATCTTTTTTACAAAAGCGTCGAAAACAGAAGACTCTGCTGCCAAGTGAGAAAAACCAACCCGCTTAACGGATACTTAAAAACCCTAGACGCCTGGATTACATCCATAAGGGCGGATCAGACGGAGCAGCGGGCAGAGTCAAGCAAGTTTGAGATCGACTACCTGCACGGAAAGATGCTCAAGATAAACCCTATTCTTGACTGGACCGCCGACCAGGTATGGGACTACATAAGGAAAAACGACGTTCCTTACAACAAGCTCCACGACATGGGATATCCAAGCATAGGATGCGCCCCCTGCACAAGGGCCGTCGAAGAGGGAGAAGACTCGAGGGCCGGCAGGTGGTGGTGGGAGCAAGGCTCGGACAAAGAATGCGGAATTCACTTCAGTCGCGAACCGCAGTCTTAA
- a CDS encoding LLM class flavin-dependent oxidoreductase, with product MELGYFTMPLHPFGSSLSDTLEADMEQVVFLDEIGFREAWIGEHFTAGWENIPAPDLFIAKAAALTKRIIFGTGVSCLPQHDPFMLAHRIAVLDHLLKGRFYWGVGAGSFIGDFEAFGINPKTGEQRQLMNESLEMILNLWNNPSPGVYSNSRWKFTVPDPVERVGLGVHTKPYQEPHPPIAVAGISENSASLKTAGERDWIPMSINFVIPDVLKSHWAGYEQGAEAVGRTPERAKWRIARDVYVAETTEEARKEVIEGTLARDFRDYFFTIVPMIRNNLNLFKIDKSMSDREVTMDYMIENMWLVGSPEGVARKIIELHEFVGGFGVLLVMGHEWNPKEKWQKSMRLLKEEVLPIVKENLRSGT from the coding sequence ACTAGGATATTTCACAATGCCTCTTCATCCGTTCGGCTCTTCCCTTTCCGATACGCTCGAAGCGGACATGGAGCAGGTAGTTTTTCTTGACGAAATCGGTTTCAGGGAAGCCTGGATAGGAGAACACTTCACGGCGGGTTGGGAGAATATACCTGCCCCCGATCTTTTCATAGCCAAAGCCGCCGCTCTCACTAAACGTATAATCTTCGGTACGGGAGTTTCATGCCTGCCTCAGCATGACCCTTTTATGCTTGCGCACAGAATTGCGGTTCTTGACCACCTGCTTAAGGGAAGATTCTACTGGGGAGTAGGAGCCGGAAGTTTCATCGGAGATTTCGAAGCGTTCGGTATAAACCCGAAAACAGGGGAACAAAGACAGCTTATGAACGAGTCCCTTGAGATGATACTTAACCTCTGGAACAACCCGAGCCCGGGTGTTTACTCTAACTCCCGGTGGAAGTTTACCGTTCCCGATCCCGTGGAAAGGGTTGGTCTCGGAGTGCACACGAAGCCCTACCAGGAACCTCATCCTCCTATAGCGGTTGCGGGAATCTCGGAGAATTCTGCGAGTCTTAAGACGGCCGGGGAACGTGACTGGATACCTATGAGCATAAATTTCGTTATTCCTGATGTGCTTAAATCTCACTGGGCGGGATACGAGCAGGGTGCGGAGGCCGTCGGCAGAACACCTGAGAGGGCGAAATGGAGAATCGCAAGGGACGTCTATGTCGCGGAGACAACCGAAGAGGCGAGAAAAGAAGTAATAGAAGGCACGCTCGCAAGAGATTTCCGGGATTATTTTTTCACTATAGTTCCCATGATAAGAAACAACTTGAACCTGTTTAAGATCGACAAGTCAATGTCGGACCGGGAAGTGACCATGGACTACATGATCGAGAACATGTGGCTTGTGGGAAGTCCTGAGGGTGTCGCCCGGAAAATAATCGAGCTTCATGAATTCGTCGGGGGATTCGGGGTGCTTCTGGTCATGGGGCACGAGTGGAACCCGAAGGAAAAATGGCAGAAATCAATGAGGCTGCTCAAAGAAGAAGTTCTTCCGATTGTGAAAGAGAATCTGCGGAGTGGGACCTGA
- a CDS encoding inorganic phosphate transporter, producing MSVLLVVTLVLSAFLALNIGANNSAASMATSYGAGVRSKRQAVWLIAIFALLGALTAGAPVVETVGKGIVPAETLSSDIGFIFIILLLGIGFIVWANIVRTPIATTHAIVCAIVGIGLYTQTLNSDSFIRVLKWWILAPIVAWLINFAVAKFFYFKIVHYLASNFSEKRVNVILTVLITISGTFIAFSGGANNSANAIGPIVSLGLIDSYPGAILAGVAMGVGAILLGGRVLETLGKKITEICIIRAISVEFTAAVIILLASLYGIPVSIAEIVTAGVVGFSCAQHGFVQTSKNSHVVKIGFFWFVVPVITVGVSYYISLVYIKYGLSSYLSFLG from the coding sequence TTGAGCGTTTTACTTGTTGTAACACTTGTGCTTTCGGCATTTCTGGCCCTTAACATAGGAGCCAACAATTCCGCGGCGTCCATGGCGACATCGTACGGTGCCGGCGTAAGGTCGAAAAGACAGGCCGTATGGCTTATAGCTATCTTTGCTCTCCTCGGAGCGCTTACGGCCGGAGCTCCCGTGGTGGAGACCGTAGGCAAGGGAATAGTGCCGGCCGAGACCCTCTCTTCCGATATAGGCTTCATATTTATAATTCTGCTTCTCGGGATAGGTTTCATCGTCTGGGCGAATATAGTCCGCACGCCTATAGCCACCACCCACGCCATAGTGTGCGCCATAGTGGGAATCGGTCTTTATACTCAGACACTTAATTCCGACAGCTTCATCCGGGTGCTCAAATGGTGGATTCTGGCGCCGATAGTCGCCTGGTTAATAAATTTCGCCGTGGCAAAGTTTTTCTATTTCAAGATAGTCCATTACCTCGCAAGTAATTTCTCGGAGAAAAGAGTCAATGTCATCCTGACCGTGCTGATTACCATATCCGGAACTTTTATCGCCTTTTCGGGAGGCGCCAATAATTCCGCAAACGCCATAGGGCCGATAGTAAGCCTGGGGCTGATAGATTCCTATCCGGGCGCAATTCTTGCCGGTGTCGCAATGGGGGTGGGAGCAATTCTGCTGGGAGGCAGAGTTCTTGAGACCCTAGGGAAAAAAATAACGGAGATATGCATAATAAGGGCTATCTCGGTCGAGTTTACGGCTGCGGTAATAATACTGCTCGCCTCGTTATACGGAATTCCGGTTTCGATCGCCGAGATAGTAACAGCCGGAGTTGTGGGTTTTTCGTGCGCACAGCACGGATTTGTCCAGACTTCCAAAAACAGCCATGTTGTAAAAATCGGTTTTTTCTGGTTTGTTGTTCCTGTGATAACCGTAGGGGTAAGTTATTACATATCCCTCGTATATATAAAGTACGGCTTGTCGTCGTATCTGAGTTTTTTGGGTTAA
- the pyrE gene encoding orotate phosphoribosyltransferase, with product MNKSREKLKLILKSKSILLGNFTLASGKQSSYYIDARLTTLDPEGAHLISEILLGEIAAQGGVTAVGGPSTGADPMVGAIISRSYEQDMPLRGFIVRKKEKEHGTGNMIEGGLTEGDSVAIVEDVITTGGSVLRAIDLVESAGAEVRGVLCVVDRGENTEKAFLERGCSFFSIFRVSELL from the coding sequence ATGAACAAGAGCAGAGAAAAATTAAAACTAATTCTAAAAAGCAAATCAATCCTGCTCGGAAATTTCACTCTGGCATCGGGAAAGCAAAGTTCCTACTACATTGACGCCAGGCTCACGACTCTGGACCCTGAAGGCGCCCACCTGATATCAGAAATACTTCTGGGCGAAATCGCCGCTCAGGGAGGCGTAACGGCCGTCGGAGGACCGTCCACAGGCGCCGATCCGATGGTGGGAGCCATCATTTCCAGAAGTTATGAGCAGGACATGCCGCTTCGCGGATTCATAGTAAGAAAGAAGGAAAAAGAACATGGGACCGGGAACATGATAGAGGGCGGACTTACCGAGGGAGACAGTGTGGCAATAGTTGAGGACGTGATTACAACCGGCGGTTCCGTTCTAAGAGCCATTGATCTTGTCGAGTCCGCCGGAGCCGAGGTCCGTGGGGTCCTCTGCGTCGTCGACAGGGGAGAAAACACAGAAAAAGCCTTCCTTGAACGGGGCTGTAGCTTTTTTTCCATATTCAGGGTTTCGGAACTTCTCTAG